One window of the Spirochaetota bacterium genome contains the following:
- a CDS encoding UvrB/UvrC motif-containing protein, whose product MFCERCKNTEATIHLTEIIKDVKSELHLCESCAREIGLNSKLSNFSLSIPEMLSFLDVNEVDEYVTGGVCKSCGLSFVDYSRESKLGCPDCYRYLGESLKSVIAGYHGGGKHSGKHPANPEGIQIMTYEKPADFIYAKKSIEELKSMLGQAVNDERYEEAARLRDKIRELEAS is encoded by the coding sequence ATGTTCTGTGAACGGTGCAAAAATACGGAGGCTACCATCCACCTGACAGAGATTATAAAAGATGTCAAGTCGGAGCTGCATCTGTGCGAGAGTTGCGCGCGTGAGATCGGATTGAATTCGAAGCTTTCGAATTTTTCCCTATCCATCCCTGAAATGCTGTCATTTCTTGATGTGAACGAGGTCGATGAGTACGTCACCGGCGGCGTGTGCAAGAGCTGCGGCCTATCCTTCGTGGATTACAGCAGGGAGAGCAAGCTCGGCTGTCCCGATTGTTATCGATATCTCGGGGAGTCGCTGAAATCGGTCATCGCGGGATATCATGGAGGGGGTAAGCATTCCGGCAAGCATCCGGCCAATCCCGAAGGCATCCAGATCATGACCTACGAGAAGCCGGCTGATTTTATCTACGCGAAAAAATCGATCGAAGAGCTGAAGAGCATGCTGGGACAGGCCGTCAATGACGAGCGCTATGAAGAGGCGGCCCGCCTGCGCGATAAAATACGGGAGCTTGAAGCATCATGA